In Ignavibacteria bacterium, a single window of DNA contains:
- a CDS encoding TonB-dependent receptor, with translation MKKSIYIIILMTLITVNINAQEKGGISGKVVDRMNQQPVIGAVVEAKNTETAEIVKTGTDDNGFFYFEIVPAGRYSIRFSSIGYITFVIDNVIVNSGVITDRVAELDIVATDEIVVEDERFTKPGDISTSLKNLSTEEIRFTPGGFEDVGRVVQNLPGVSFVNDGRNDLIVRGGAPSENLFVVDNSYVPNINHFGSQGATGGPTSIINLDFIRDVNFITGGFSAKYGDKLSSVLEIKQKEGSRIKFMTDINLSATGFGAILEGPIGSEKKGSWLISARRSYLDLIFNAAGFGFVPEYWAFQGKGVYDLDKNNFLTLNIISNIDKVKFNNDDEEKKQDNSVILDNDQWGYVFGAEWKSLLSSKSYSVLNLTRTFTNYNYSGRDINQVEYFKNVSKEGETSIKGEYNLQAIKTGQLTVGFEGKLVNFKNEIKKEQDTLYYINPATGSRYILDAVNINDDQNTFKGAAFAQWTQFLLNRIKLNIGLRYDYFDYIEKKNYVSPRASAQISILNNLFLNLSYGIFYQSPSYVWLIGDPINKNLEDMRADHYIAGLEYIIMPDLKASVEVYYKKYSNYAVSLERPYFILSNNGGNFENQNNFGLEPLTSAGTGYANGIELFVQKVFSKDYYFNANLSIFQARYTSLDGFERKSDFDNNILFTTFGGYQLGKNWTIGGKFRYIGGRPYTPINPIDGTQLVSEYNTARLPNFYSLDLRLDKKWIFSNWTLNTYIDIQNITGRKNVTGYKWNKYTNKIEANESIGVLPTIGINAMF, from the coding sequence ATGAAAAAGTCAATATATATAATAATTTTAATGACCCTGATAACTGTGAATATAAATGCTCAGGAAAAGGGGGGAATTTCAGGGAAGGTAGTTGACAGAATGAATCAACAGCCTGTAATCGGTGCTGTAGTAGAGGCAAAGAATACAGAAACCGCCGAGATAGTAAAAACCGGAACCGATGACAATGGTTTCTTTTATTTTGAAATTGTACCTGCAGGCAGGTACAGCATAAGGTTCAGTTCGATAGGGTATATTACGTTTGTAATAGATAATGTTATTGTCAATTCGGGTGTGATAACTGACAGGGTAGCAGAGCTTGATATAGTAGCGACTGATGAGATAGTTGTTGAAGATGAGAGGTTTACAAAGCCGGGCGATATATCCACCTCATTGAAAAACCTTTCAACTGAAGAAATTCGATTTACGCCGGGAGGATTTGAAGATGTCGGACGAGTAGTGCAGAATTTACCCGGTGTATCTTTTGTAAATGACGGAAGGAACGATTTGATTGTCAGAGGCGGTGCGCCGTCGGAGAACCTATTCGTTGTGGATAATTCATACGTACCGAACATAAATCACTTTGGTTCTCAGGGAGCAACCGGAGGACCGACGAGCATTATAAATCTTGATTTCATACGCGATGTAAATTTTATAACAGGAGGTTTCTCAGCAAAATACGGAGATAAACTATCTTCAGTATTAGAGATAAAACAAAAAGAAGGAAGCAGAATAAAATTCATGACAGATATTAATTTATCTGCTACGGGATTTGGCGCTATCTTAGAAGGACCTATAGGTTCTGAGAAAAAAGGTTCATGGTTAATATCAGCAAGGAGAAGCTATCTTGATTTAATATTCAATGCGGCCGGATTCGGTTTTGTTCCAGAGTACTGGGCGTTTCAAGGAAAGGGAGTTTACGACCTTGATAAGAATAACTTTCTTACACTGAACATTATTAGCAATATAGATAAGGTAAAATTTAATAATGACGATGAAGAAAAGAAGCAGGATAATTCTGTAATTCTTGACAATGATCAATGGGGGTATGTTTTCGGAGCGGAATGGAAGTCGCTGTTATCATCGAAATCATATTCAGTTTTAAATCTAACAAGGACTTTTACGAATTATAATTACAGCGGCAGGGATATTAATCAGGTTGAATACTTTAAGAATGTATCTAAAGAAGGGGAGACGAGCATAAAAGGGGAGTATAATCTTCAGGCAATTAAGACAGGTCAGTTGACGGTTGGGTTTGAGGGTAAGCTGGTGAACTTCAAAAATGAAATCAAGAAAGAACAAGATACACTTTATTACATAAATCCCGCAACGGGAAGCAGGTATATACTTGATGCAGTTAATATTAATGACGACCAGAATACATTTAAGGGAGCTGCTTTTGCACAATGGACACAGTTTTTACTAAACAGGATAAAGCTGAATATAGGACTTAGGTATGATTACTTTGATTACATAGAGAAGAAGAATTATGTATCACCGAGGGCATCGGCACAGATAAGCATTCTGAATAATCTTTTTCTGAACCTAAGTTATGGAATATTTTACCAGTCGCCCTCTTATGTTTGGCTAATAGGCGACCCGATTAATAAAAATCTTGAAGATATGCGTGCAGACCACTACATAGCGGGACTTGAATACATTATAATGCCAGACTTAAAGGCGAGCGTGGAGGTGTATTATAAGAAATATTCAAATTACGCAGTGAGTCTGGAACGTCCATATTTTATACTTTCAAACAACGGCGGAAACTTTGAGAATCAGAATAACTTTGGATTGGAGCCATTAACATCAGCGGGAACGGGATATGCAAACGGGATAGAATTATTTGTACAGAAGGTATTTTCGAAGGACTACTATTTTAACGCGAACCTATCGATATTTCAGGCAAGATACACATCGCTTGACGGTTTCGAAAGGAAAAGTGATTTTGACAATAATATATTATTCACTACATTCGGCGGTTACCAGCTTGGCAAAAACTGGACGATAGGAGGAAAGTTCAGGTATATAGGCGGACGACCATACACTCCGATAAATCCTATTGACGGTACACAACTTGTTTCAGAATATAATACAGCAAGGCTTCCAAATTTTTACTCACTTGACTTAAGACTTGACAAGAAGTGGATATTTTCGAACTGGACGCTGAACACATATATAGACATTCAAAATATAACGGGCAGGAAGAATGTAACAGGATATAAGTGGAATAAATACACTAACAAAATTGAGGCTAACGAAAGCATAGGGGTACTACCTACAATAGGAATAAACGCAATGTTTTAA
- the rfbB gene encoding dTDP-glucose 4,6-dehydratase — protein MKTILITGGAGFIGSNYIKYLLKHYDYNIVNFDKLTYAGNLENLTDIENDTRYKFVKGDICSAEEVEKALTENKVETIVNFAAESHVDRSILGPKEFIVTNVIGTQTLLEAARKHGIEKYLQVSTDEVYGSLPEDKPEIKFTEKTPLTTNSPYSASKASADLLVNAYYHTFKIPVLTTRCSNNYGPYQFPEKLIPLMIAKAIDGEKLPVYGDGKNVRDWLYVEDHCSAITEVLHKGKIGEVYNIGGNNEWYNIDIVKIILKILGKGEDQITYVKDRPGHDRRYAIDSSRIMSELGWSPKYEFDGGIEETIKWYVENESWWRRIMKGEYLSYFEKNYANKM, from the coding sequence ATGAAAACAATATTAATAACCGGCGGAGCCGGTTTTATTGGAAGCAATTATATAAAATACTTACTTAAGCACTATGACTACAATATAGTTAATTTTGACAAATTAACTTATGCAGGAAACCTTGAAAACCTAACCGATATAGAGAATGACACGAGATATAAGTTTGTAAAAGGCGACATTTGCAGTGCTGAAGAAGTTGAGAAGGCATTAACAGAGAACAAAGTTGAAACGATAGTAAATTTTGCTGCTGAGTCACACGTTGACAGGAGTATATTAGGACCGAAAGAGTTTATAGTAACAAATGTAATAGGTACTCAAACACTTCTCGAGGCGGCTAGAAAACATGGAATAGAAAAATACTTACAAGTTTCAACTGATGAGGTTTACGGTTCATTACCTGAAGACAAACCAGAAATTAAGTTTACGGAAAAGACGCCGCTTACTACGAACAGTCCATATTCAGCATCGAAAGCCTCTGCTGATTTGCTTGTAAATGCGTATTATCATACATTCAAGATACCTGTACTTACAACAAGATGTTCGAACAACTACGGACCGTATCAGTTTCCCGAGAAATTAATTCCGTTAATGATAGCAAAAGCAATTGACGGAGAGAAACTTCCCGTTTACGGAGACGGAAAGAATGTCCGTGACTGGTTGTACGTTGAAGACCACTGTTCAGCGATAACGGAAGTACTTCATAAGGGAAAGATTGGGGAGGTTTACAACATAGGCGGTAACAATGAGTGGTACAACATTGATATAGTGAAAATAATACTGAAGATACTCGGAAAAGGTGAAGACCAGATTACCTACGTGAAGGACAGACCCGGGCATGACAGAAGGTACGCGATAGATTCAAGCAGGATTATGAGTGAATTGGGATGGTCACCGAAGTACGAGTTTGACGGGGGAATTGAAGAAACGATAAAATGGTATGTTGAAAATGAAAGCTGGTGGAGGAGAATAATGAAAGGTGAATATTTAAGTTATTTCGAGAAGAACTACGCCAACAAAATGTGA